The Daphnia carinata strain CSIRO-1 chromosome 1, CSIRO_AGI_Dcar_HiC_V3, whole genome shotgun sequence sequence GGAAAAACTGTTGTTTACCACGGATCAGCTGAATCTTTCGAATGGGACGATTTGttcgaaagaagaagactcGTCGCAACAAAAGATTTGACACTAAGGGATATCCTTACCCGCATTTCCGCCCGACCCGCTACAGTTTACTAAAAGCTGTTCCAGACTTTGTGCCGTTACCAGCAAAAAATTGTTACGAAACAAGTTTCGGACAATCTAAACTTGCCATGTTTTTAAATCTCTTCTTCTCACTGTTAATCTGCAAATCAAAACCTATCAGCggttgaattgtttttttccataaaCGTCGTTGTTACTCACTCGAAATAAATATCAACAAACATCCAAGGACGGAGTAAGTGTCAAATGAAGTAAAACGGGGCATTAAATCTTGCTGttaatgttttcttgttgtacTAAATACTCCCCCAAAGCGGGATATGTTTTTTGAGATGAAGgcaattgtttcttttggtGACGGTTATAACTTCctcgttaaaaataaaaggtaatTTTCAAGGTGTTGGCATTGATCACGCGTACTTGACCACCCAATCACCTTGCAATAGAGAGAGGAGGTACTTAGTGTGGTTCGGTATAAGACATCAGTATAAAAGTTATGTATTGCTTGTTCTACGCGTTTCCTACAGTAATAAATCCGTTGAGTTAAATCAAAAATAGGCACTGGGTAACATTAGAAACAAGTAGCTCTTGTGCTGTTGGGATTAAGTGATGAATAAAACGGAAGCTGGATACACAAGTAGGGaatattaaaacaagaaactaATCGTCGTACGTTTCGATAGAGTCCCGATCTTCAGTAGACTCACTTAATTGGAAGAAATTCTTGAACATATTACCAGGAACCAGCCGATGGAAGTAGCGTGGAGCTTCAGGGGCTGAGAGGAAATGGGCGGAACGATACGACGTCGACAGTGGTGTTCCAGTCTTCTTAATAATCTTTCTCCCTTCTAAGTTGGTTGTCAATTTTCTACTCTGTTGCTTACGTCGACGGTCAAACTGCTCACTATTGGCCATACGAACAGGAGAAAAAGCACCTGGATAAGGCCGAGATTGATGGTATTGGTGGATTTCGTATTGAGGAGCTACTGGAACCGGGACGGGCTGGGCGTAGGGAGCGACAACAGGCACCTCAACAGCCACCTTCTGCACGTTGATTTTAGTTGGGTGCTGGACGGCCACCTGGGGAGTAATCTCGGAGACGCTGCGAGCCGGGGCCAACACTTTCGATGTCTGTGCGTAAGATTCCTGGCCAGCAGTTTTGGTCTGAGCGAGTCCCATAAAATCAAAGTTGGTGACATGGGCACCTGCACCCAAGTTGGGCTTCATGATGTGAGCAGTTTGGCCAACGACAACGGGAGTTTCGGCGTAGTGGACGCGGGTCTCAAAGGTGTGAGGAACAACAGGCTGGACAGGAACCGGAGTTGCGATCTGGCCGGGCTGGCGAATGGCGTAAGAAATTGGAGACGGGGCGGAAATGGGAGCTGGAAAATTATATTCGATTTGGGGTTCCTCGACCCGAGATGGTGGCGCATAGGAAATGCGAGCAGGAGTAGCTACTGGAACAGGAGGTGGAGCTGATATTGGCGCAGGAAAATCATATTCGATCTTGGTTTTGTCCTTAGTCAACGAGGCAGACGATGGAGATCCAAAGGAAGCTGCAGAAATGGGTGTAGGGAAATCAATTTCAACTTGAGACTTGGAAACGTCAGGAGTAGCGTAGGCGATTGGTTCCGGTTGGGCCGCACAGAGCGTGTCTGTCATGACCGGATTTGCCAATGCCAAAGCAAAAACGAGAGGAAGACaaacctttgaaaaaaaaagaaaaggatggcAAAATGTAATTACATTGAATGAACTTAAGAGAAATTTTAAAGGTGACTTACGATGAAATGCATATTAAATCTATTCTCTTGGTTAGAACTCAGCAGGAACAGTGATTCAGCTTAAAGAACGGCCCCTATTTATACGGAGAGGTGAACTGACGCCATGTTGGTTTTTTGCGTAAAAGGCTTCGTTTGGATTTAACTTCCTATCTACTGCATCGTTTATaatctttcatctttttttttcttaca is a genomic window containing:
- the LOC130691550 gene encoding calphotin-like; its protein translation is MHFIVCLPLVFALALANPVMTDTLCAAQPEPIAYATPDVSKSQVEIDFPTPISAASFGSPSSASLTKDKTKIEYDFPAPISAPPPVPVATPARISYAPPSRVEEPQIEYNFPAPISAPSPISYAIRQPGQIATPVPVQPVVPHTFETRVHYAETPVVVGQTAHIMKPNLGAGAHVTNFDFMGLAQTKTAGQESYAQTSKVLAPARSVSEITPQVAVQHPTKINVQKVAVEVPVVAPYAQPVPVPVAPQYEIHQYHQSRPYPGAFSPVRMANSEQFDRRRKQQSRKLTTNLEGRKIIKKTGTPLSTSYRSAHFLSAPEAPRYFHRLVPGNMFKNFFQLSESTEDRDSIETYDD